Within the Trueperaceae bacterium genome, the region GTAGATCGGGCCAGAAGATCCCCACGGTGCCCGCTGCCGCCAGCAACCGTGAGACCAGGTACATGCGGGTGAAGAGGTAGCCCTCGAGCGTCGCCGCGAACGCCCACAGGGCAGCGAACGAGGTGAGTACGGTCCAGGCGATGACAACGAACGGAACCCCTTCCCACAGAACCAGCTCCTGGTTGTAGACCATGAAGAGCGGGATCAGATAGAGCCCCTTCGCGAACTTCCACGCCTGCATCGCGGTCCGCATCGGGTCCGCGCCTGCGATGCCGGCTCCGGCGTAGGCGGCGAGGGCCACGGGAGGCGTGACGTTGGAATCCTGGGAGTACCAGAACACGACCAGGTGGGCGATGAGGAGCGGTACGCCGAAGTCCTGGGTCAGCGCCGGCGCGACCAGGATCACCAGCACGATGTAGGAGGCGGTAACGGGCAGGCCCATGCCCAGCACCAGCGAGGCGATGATGATCAAGATCAGCGCCAGGAGCAGGTTGCCTTGGGAGAAGGAGATCATCAGCGATGAGAACTTGAGCCCCAGGCCGGTGAGGCCCACGATGCCCACGACTATCCCAGCCGTGGCGCAGGCGAGGCTCACTGGCACCGAGTTGCGTGCTCCGGCCTCGAGCGCGCTCAGCAGTTGGCCCAGGCCGTGCACGCCCAGAGCGAGCAGGCCGCGCGGCGTGCTCGCTGGCGCCTCGGCTGATCGCGCCCCCCTGCTCACCTCCCACGATTCGGTGGTTGCCGGTTCCGACGAGCGCATGAGTAACCGCCCGACCAACCAGCGGAGGACGGCGACGCCGAGGATGGCCAGTACCGCGATGAAGCCGACCCGTTCGGGCGAGATGTTCCTGAACAGGAAGTAGACGAGCACTACCAGCGGGATGAGGTAGTGCCAACCCTGCCGCATGACCGTCCCGGCCTTTGGTAGCTGGTCGGCGGGGATGCCCATCATCCCGCGCTTCGCCGCGATGATGTCGACGAAGAGGTAGACCACCGAGAAGTAGAGGATCGCCGGGATGAAGCTGATCATCACGATGTCGACGTAGGGCGTGCGGGTGAACTCGGCGATGAGGAAGGCGCCGGCGCCCATGATCGGCGGCATTATCTGCCCGCCGGTCGAGGCGGCCGCTTCGACCCCTCCAGCCTCCTCCGGCTTGTACCCCAGCCTCTTCATGAGCGGGATGGTGAAGGCGCCGGTGGTGACGGTGTTCGCGATGGCGCTGCCCGAGATCGAGCCCATGAAGCCCGAGGAGACGACCGCGGCCTTGGCCGGTCCGCCGCGTTGACGGCCGGTGAGCGCGTAGGCGAGGTCTATGAAGAACTGACCGGCGCCGGTCACCTCGAGGACCGCGCCGAAGAGGATGAAGATGTACACGAAGGTGGCGGCGACGCCGAGTGCGATGCCGTAGATGCCCTCCTGGCCCAGGTAGAGCTGCGCGATGATGCGATCGAGCGAGTAGCCGCGGTGACCGAGGATGCCGGGCAGGAAGTCGCCCAGGAACGGAAGGGCGCCCCGGGGTCCCGCCATCGAGTAGAGGATGAACACGAGGCCGATGAGGGGCATCACCAGACCTATGGCGCGGCGCCCTGCCTCCAGCAGAGTGACTATCAGGACGCCGCCTATGATGATGTCGGTGGTGGTCCAGAAGCCGGCTCGCATGATGATGGCGTCGAGGTTGAGGGTGATGTAGAGGCCGGTGAGGAGCGAACCGCCGATGAAGAGGAGGTCGACCAGCCAGCCTACCAGTCGACGCTCCTTGCCCAACGGGAACATCAGGAACGTCAGGATCATGATGAGCATCAGGTGGATCGGGCGCTGGTAGAAGAGGCTCAGCGGCCTGATCCCGGCCGTGTAGAGTTGGAAGAGCGAGAGCAGGATACCCGTCAGCGCTATCAGAACGGTCGCTATCCGCGAGTAGTTGGGCAGTTTCTCTGTCGTCACTCGATAACCTCCACCACCACTCGCTGCCCCGCCGCGCGCTCGCTAAGTGAGTAGGCGATGCCGCCGTGCACCACCCGGTGATCAACCCGCGTGCTCGCTACCCGTAACAGGTAGCGGTTGCCCGGCACCGGCTCGTCGATGTCGCGGATCCAGTAGCCGTGGTCGCCGTCACTCTCGAGCCGGCCACGTCCGGGGATGTGTCCCAGTCCGGCGTCGAAGGTGGGAGTGTGGGTCTGGGTCAGCAGCATCTGGCCGTTCTCGTAGCGGTAATAGTCCTTCACCAAGATACCGGTCACCGAGTGGTTCCATGCGATGTACCAGCTCGGATCGTCTGCCAGTGGGATATCGAGGATCACGTCACCGCTCTGGGTGGTGACCCGCAGATGAGGTACCGCGCCCCCGCTGCCTAGCAGCAGGAGCGCGGTGAACAGAGCCAGGAGAGGGCGCAATGTAAGCCCCCTACCGTTCTCCGGATTCAACGGCTACTGGGGCGGACGGACGTCGTCCGGCACCTCGAGACCCTGATCTTCGTAGTAAGCGACGGCTCCCGGGTGGAGCGGGATGGGCGTCGATTCGATCGAGTTCTGCGGGGTCGTCTGGTTGCCCGAAGGGTGGATGGCGATGATCTCGTCGATGTGCGAGTAGAGCACGTCGAGGAAGTCGTACGCCAACTGATCGTCCATCTCGGCCGATACCACGATGACATTGGGGGTCCCGACGGTGACGACGTCCTCCTCCTGGCCCGGGTAGGTCTCGGCCGGGATGACGGTGCGGGCGAAGGTGGGCTCGGCCTCGAGCGCGTTCTGGATCTCCTCGTCGCTCAGAGAGAGGATCTTGATGTCGCGGGTGGTGGCGAGGTCGAGGATCGATGAGGTGGGTGGGCCCACGCTCCAGAAGCCGGCCTCGATCTGACCGTCGCGCAAAGCGGCCGCGGTCTCGTTGAAGTTGAGGCGGCGCTCGTCGATCTGGTCGTAGGTGATCCCGTTGGCGTTGAGCAATGTCTGTGCCGAGACCTCGGTGCCCGACCCAGGGGCGCCCACCGACACGACCTTGCCCTCGAGATCCGAGATGCTCTCGATACCTGAGTCGGCGAGGGTGACGATGTGGACGGTGTTGGCGTAGGCGACGCCGAGGGAGCGCAGGTTCTCGAGCTGGCGGCCCTCAAGCTGGCCGGTGCCAGTGTAGGCCTGGTAGACGGTGTCGGCGAGGGCGAGCGCGATGTCCGAGTCGCCGCGCGAGATGAGGCCGACGTTCTCCACCGAGGCGCCGGTGACTTCGGCGACAGCCTGGTAGCCATCGAGGTAATCGTTGATCAGCTCTGCGTAGCCGCCGCCTACCGGATAGTAGGTGCCGCCGGTGCCGCCTGTGGCTATCGACAGTTGAGTCTGCGCGAAAGTCGCGCTGATGAACAAAGCGACGAGAGACGCCAGTAATGTTCGTGCCAAACGCATCAGAACCTCCCTTGTGAAGTTTGTCATAGGGAGTATAGCAGTCGTTCATAGCCGTCCCCGGCATGAATTAAGGGAGCCGATACAACGTATGGGCAATTATTTCCGGCTCTCGGTACTTCCGGCCGCTTCCTGCGGCGGGCGTTAGACTCGGGCCCATGCTCGATGGAATCAAGGTCCTCGACCTCTCCCGTGTGCTCGCCGGTCCCTACTGCACGCAGCTGCTGGCAGATCTGGGCGCGACCGTCTGGAAGGTCGAACCGCCCGGAGGCGACGAGACGCGCTCCTGGGGACCGCCGTACGCGCAAGGGGAGAGCGCCTACTACCTCTCGGTCAATCGGAACAAGCAGGGCCTGTCGGTGAACCTGAAGGATCCGAGGGGAGCTGAGTTGGTGGCGCGGCTCGCGGACGCGGCCGATGTGCTGGTCGAGAACCTCAAGACCGGAGACTCCGCCCGCTACGGGCTCGACTATCCCACGATCAGTAGGCGCAATCAGAGGATCGTCTACGCCTCGATAACCGGCTACGGGCAGACTGGGCCGCGGGCTCACGAGCCCGGCTATGACGCGGCCATCCAGGCGGCGAGCGGACTGATGGCGATGACCGGGGAACCGGGCGGTGGCCCGGTGAAGCTAGGCGTGGCGTGGGTCGATGTTCTGGCCGGCGTCCACGCCGCCACCGCCATCACCGCAGCGCTTTTCGAGCGGGGGCGGACCGGCCGCGGCCGTTACCTGGACATCGCGCTGCTGGACGTGGCGATGGCCGCCATGGTCAACCAGGCACAGAGTTCGCTCCTCACCGGCGAGGCGCCTCGGCGGCTTGGCAGCGCTCACCCGAGCATCGTGCCGTATCAGGCGTTCGCTACGGCCGACGGTGAGCTGACCCTGGCAGTCGGTAACGACAGGCAGTTCCGCAGGCTATGCGAACTGATCGGTCAGCCGGAACTCGCCATCGATGAACGGTTCGCTGCCAACAGCGCCCGGGTGGAGAACCGCGACGAGCTCCTGCCCCGTATATCAGCCGCACTTCTCGAACGCCCCCGCGGTGAGTGGCTGGCCGCCTTCGGCCGGGCGGGCATACCTGCTGCCCCCGTGAACTCCCTCCCCGAGGCCCTCTCCGACGTGCAGGTCAGGGCCAGAGGGATGGTCGCCCCGGTGCCCCACCCGCTGGCCGGCGAGATCCCGATGGTGATGAGCCCCTTCGCTCGCGGGGATGCCGACCGGGCAGCGCCGCCGCTGCTGGCCCAGCACAATCGTGAGGTGCTCTCGGCGGAACTCGGCTTGACGGACGCCGAACTCGACGAACTCGAGTCGGCTGGGGTGTTGACGCGATTCGGCCCGGTCCCCTAACGGCTCTCAGGTGCTGCTGGCCGCTCCCAGCTGGTGCGGCAACTGGTTGAGGCGTAGCCAGTACCTCGTCAGCCGTTCGATCATCGCCTGGAACTCCTCATATGAAGCGGGCTTGGAGAGACAGGAGTTGATCCCGGCCGCGTAAGCATTGCCGACCAGCTCGCGGCTCGCGCCCGGATCGAGGGCGACGATGGGCATGCAGCGGGTACGAGGGCATGCCCTCAGTTTGGTGATCAGCTCGATCGGCCCGGGATCGTCCAGCTCCAGGTCGAGGAGGAGCACAGACGGCATGGGCCGCATGCCAGGTTTGCCGGAGTTCTGGAGCACTTCGATGACCTCGCTGCCGGTCCGGCTGTGAGTGACCAGCAGGTGTCCGCCGCCCCCGATCGCCGAGATGATCGAGTGAAGGTCTTCCGGGCGCGGCTCTGCGACTAGTACGTGCTGGGCTCGTCTGAGTGAGGACATCGATCCTCCGGCGGCAGCGGGTGTCGGGGGAACTCGAGCCCGGGGCCGGCCAGGGGCGCGAGTTATGCCGGTAACTACCAGGGTCGGTGAGAGGGCGCAAGAGGCCGTGCGGAGCGGTGGCGCAAGGGGGAGCCGCGCCATTTTGAATGTAGTACTACCATACTCTATCGACCCCTCCTCCGCAAGCATGCGCGGATGAACGTCACCTGAAGTCGCACGCTTAGCCGTGAGGGGAGTCGGCCGCTATCCGCCGGGTGAACCCTAGATAAGTCCGGCTCCCGCCGCCGCCCGGCATAGATAGATCTGTGGTTCCCGGCCGCTGGCCGTCCGATAGCAGTCGCCCACTGCGGCAGCGACGGCAGAGGCGGCTTCCGCGGTTACCAGCGCAACGGCGCAGCCGGCGAACCCGGCACCGGTGAGGCGCGCGCCCAGGCAGCCCGGTTGCGAACGGGCACAGCTGACCATGGCGTCCAACGCCTTGCTCGACACCTCGAAGTCGTCACGCAGGCTGATGTGGCTCTCGTTCATCAGCTCGCCCAGGCGCGATGCGTCGCCCGCCCTCATCGCAGCGGCGGCCGCCAGGGTGCGATCGTTCTCCGCCACTACGTGGCGCACCCTACGTAGCAGCAGGGGAGTGAGCAGGTGCGCTTGGGCCTCGAGGCGTTCTCTGGTGAGTTCTCTGAGGGAGGCGACGCTCAGGCGCCTGGCTGCTTCCTCGCACTGCTCGCGCCGTTCGTTGTAGTCGCTTCCCACGAGGGCCCGCCTCGTCGAGGTGTCTAGAACCAGCACGGCCGAGCCGGACGGCAGCGGCACGGGATCGACGGCGAGCGACCGGCAGTCGATGAGCAGCGCGTGCCCTTCCTGGCCCGCGGCACTCGCCAGCTGATCCATGATCCCGCTCCTGACGCCCAACCACTCGTTCTCTGCCCGCTGGCAGATCCGGGCGATCCGTTCCGGCTCCCACTCGAAGCTCGAAGATACGTGGAACGCCCGAGCCACCGCGAGCTCCAGCGCAGCCGAGGAGGAGAGGCCCGAGCCGCGCGGCACGTTACCGCTGAAGGCGGCTTCGAAGCCTCGGAGCTCGATTCCTGCCCAAGCAAGCGACCAGGCTACCCCCTTGAGGTACTCCGACCAGCCCCTTCCCTTCGTCGGAGCGTCGACCTCGAACTCGGCTTCCTCGCCTACGTCCAAGGCCCGGACCACGACCCGGCCGTCCGTTCGTGGCCGCACGGCCATCCTCACCTCGCGGTCTATCGCCATGGGAAGGACGAAGCCTTCGTTGTAGTCGGTGTGTTCCCCGATCAGGTTGACCCGGCCGGGTGCTCGGACGACCGCCTGGGCAGGGGCGCCGAAGCGCTCCCTGAACGCCGCCGCGACGTCGGCAGGCTCCGCTCCCGTCACGATTCCTCGGACAGCTTACGCAGACGGTCGGCCGCCTGCTCCGGCGTGAGGTCGCGCTGGGCCTCCCCCAGCAGCTCGAAACCGACCATGAATTTCCTGACCGTGGCGCTGCGCAGCAGCGGGGGGTAGAAGTGGGCGTGGAGCTGCCAGTGGGCTGTGTCCCCCATGCCGAAGGGCGCGCCGTGCCAGCCCATGGAGTAGGGGAAGGGCGTCTCGAAGAGGCGGTCGAAGCGGGCGAGGAGGCTGCCGAGTATGGCGGCCAGAGCAGACTGCTGGTCGTCGTCCAAAAGGTCGATGCGGGTTACCGGTTCCAGCGGCAGCAGTAGCGTCTCGAACGGCCATACCGCCCAGTAGGGCACGACCGCCAGCCAGTGCCGGTTCGAAAGCACCACTCGTTCCTGCCTGGCCAGCTCCTCTTCGGCGTATTCGAGCAGCAGCGGCCGCCCCTGTGCGGCCAGATAGGCGCGCTGACGCTCGTCCTCGCGGCCAGCCTCGGTAGGCAGGCTGTCGAGCGCCCAGATCTGACCATGCGGGTGTGGGTTCGATGCGCCCATCTGCTCCCCCCGGTTCTCGAATATCTGAACCCAGCTCCACGACTCCCCGAGCTCGGCCGTCTGGCTGGCCCAGAGCCGAACGACCCGGTGCCGCTCCTCGGGCGACATCCTGGCCAAGGTGAGGTCGTGCCTGGGGGAGAAGCAGATGACGCGGCACTCGCCGCGGACGCCGTCGTCCCTCAGCAGGGTCGAACCGGCAGGGGCCGGCGATGGTGCGTCGGGAAGCAGCGCTGCGAAGTCGTTGCGGAAGACGAAGGTGTGCTCGTACTCGGGATTCCGGACGCCCCCCGCTCGTTCGTTGCCTGGACAGAGGTAGCACTCCGGGTCGTAGGGGGGAAGATCGCGGGGCGAGGTCTTCTCCACTTGGCCCTGCCAGGGACGCTTCATCCGCTGCGGCGAAACGAGCACCCAGTCGCCGGTGAGCGGGTTGAAGCGACGGTGGGGGTGACTGGTGGGGTCGAAGTTCAGGTCCATGGTGGCAGCAGTCTGCTGCCGATGATAACGGCTGCCCGTGCGGCTCGGTCGAGTGCTCGCGGGTGCGCTCCGGCTCAGTCGGCGGGATCGAGCAGCACGTCGAGGACGTCGCCCCGCAACAGTCCCAGGTAAACGCCTTCGACGGAGATCTCCCTGGCGTGGGCCTGCACGACCGGATAGTCGTCGTTGTGGGGCCGAAGGGCGTAGTGGCTGGGGCTGAGTCTGTCGAGGTACTTGAGGGTGACCTCGCTCTCGCTCACGCGCACGGCGCAGATCTCACCGGATCGGTACGGCTCGCGCTTCTCGAAGACGACCACGTCGCCGTCCTGGATGAGGTCGGCCATCGACTCCCCGTGCACCCGCAGGGCGAAGCGCGCCCTGGTGAGGCCGGCCAGCGGCAGGTACGACTCGGCATGGGCGATGGCCTCGCTCAGGGGACCGGCGGGGATGTCGCCGAGGACCGGCACGCCCGTCGCCTGGGCGGGAAGCGTGAGGAGGGGGGACCTTCCGCGCCCACGGCTTTCGAAGTTGATGAAGCCCTTACGGTCGAGCGCTTCCAGGTGCTGCTTGAGCGACACGTAGTGGAGGCCCAGTTCGCGCGCGAAGTCCGAGAGTTCGGGCATCTCTCCGTATCGACGGAAGTGCTCGGTCAGCCTTTCGTAGACCTTCTGCTGCCTGGGCGTGAGCGAGTTCGCGTCGAGAGCGGTCGCATCGAGAGATCTGGCGGAGAAACCTTTCATGTGCTACCTTAAATCGTAAGGTATCGGGGAGGGGGTGTCAACCGTAGGGGACGGGCGATGGCGAGCGGCTCCGCAAGCTTCTGTGAATAATATGAGAAGCCATGTTCTGCACAATACAAACCCTCTAGACAAGGTCGGCTATGTCTGCTATATTATCTGTAGTTGTTTCGACTCTTCCTGCGCTCAGCGCGCAGATTTCCCCGAGCATGTTCACAGATTGCAGGGGGGCACCCGAATCCCACGAGTAGAGAACGAAATAGCCGAAAGGACAGTTCGATGCTGAACACATTCGATACTCTTCGCAGGCCAGAGCACTGCGATGTGCCAGACATTGTGCCGAACGCCCTCGCCCTCCCGACGCGCACGCTCGATCCGGGCGGCACGCTCTACGAATCCGGACGCGAGGCCTCCTCGCTCTACGTCGTCAACTACGGCGTTCTCAAGGCGGTCGTCCCCACCTCGCTGGGCCGCGATCGGATAGCCGACCTCTACGGCCCGGGCGACGTCCTCGGCTTGGCGGCTCTCGACGGCGGACAGCATGCCGAGACCGTGATAGCGGTTCATGACGCCTGCCTCACGCCCATCGATCCCGCCCAGGCGATGAATGACCGCAAGTTGCGCGACTACATCATGCAGTCGATGGCGAGGCAGGTCCGCCGCAGTCGCGAGATGATCGACGAAGCCGAGCTCCCGGTGGGCGCCCGCGTCACCCGTGCTTTCCTGCGCCTCGCCGAGCGCTTCGGCCAGACCGCCGACGACGCCGAAGGGATCAAGCTCCCGCTGGCGCTCACCCACGAAGACCTGGCCGACCTCACAGGCTCCTCGCGCGTCACCATCACCAGGATCCTGGGCGAGCTGCGCAACGAGGGGGCGCTGTCCGGAACCCGCGGCGTCTACGTCGCCGATCCCGAAGGGCTCGAGCAGGCCACCGACCACTACGTGATGCAGGTCCTCTGACCCGGTTCGAAGCTAGCTGACGCCGCCGCCCGCGAGGGCGGCGGTTTTCGTTCCCAACCGGTCGGCTACCGCCGACGTAGCTCGGCGCCACCAGGGGCGGCCGGGCGACGCCTATACTCGAAGGCGATGCTGAGTTTCACCGAGACGGCCAAGGAGCGAGTCCTTCACTTCCTGGAGGTGCAGAAAGGGCAAGGCGTGACCGCCCTGCGCGTCGCCGGGAACCGCGCCGAGCAGAAGCTGTGGCTGGTCAAGCCCGACGACCGCCGCGACGACGACGCGGTCTTCGACGGGGGCGGATTCGAGGTTTTCCTCGACCCGCTGTCCCGGAACAACCTCGAGGGCGCCCGCGTCGACTTCGTCGAGGGTGTGATGCAGAGCGGCTTCCGGGTCTTCTATCCCAGTCCCACCTGGGACGATCCGGTGGCCCAGAAGGTTCAGGATGTGCTCGACCGCCAGATCAATCCGGGCGTTGCGAGCCACGGCGGTACCGTCTCGCTGGAGCGGGTCGAGGAGGGCGTCGCTTACATCTCACTGGGTGGCGGCTGCCAGGGCTGCGGCGCGGCGGATATCACGCTGCGCCAGGGGATCGAGAGGATGATCCTGGAACAGGTGCCCGAGGTAACCAGGGTCGCCGACGTGACCGACCACGCCAGCGGAACCAACCCCTACTACAAGAGGGAAGAAGACGGCGCGGACTCGCCGCTGGCCTGATCCATCCGCTGCACTCGTTGCGCGGCGGCGTCCACCGCCTGCTTGATCAGTTGCGGGAGGCTCTTGCCGGCAAGCGGCTTGTGGACCAGCAGGTCGGCGCCTGCCTCCTGAGCTGCAGCCTCGGTCTCGGCGTCCGCGAGTGAGGTCATGATGATCATCGGCAAGCCGCGGAGGCGCGAGATTCGCTTGACCCGCTTGCACACCTCGATACCGGTCATGAACGGCATGTTCACGTCGAGGATGCTCACCTCAGGGGTGTTCGCCTGGAGGTAGGTCAGGGCCTCGTGACCGTCGGCCACTGCCACCACATCGTAGTTGTGTGCCGAGAGAAGTAGCTCGACCACCTTGCGGTGCCCGTCGCTGTCGTCCGCAACCAGGATCGTGGCCCTGTTGGTGCTCGACTCCGCCATGGCGGCACCTTAGCCGGCGAACCCTTACGAATTTCTGACTCGTTAGGCCGAACGCCCCGATGTGCGTGCCTCACGGCGTTCGGCGGCTGCCAGTCCGACTCCCGGCGGCTGTTGCGCGGCCGCCTGCGGCGGCTTATAGTTGGCAGGTGGTCGAGGCCTCGAGGCGCCCCCCGGTGAGACCGAAGGCAGCAATCCCGATACTCAGCATGCGCGGCATAGTCAAACGCTTCCCGGGCGTGGTGGCGAACGACGACGTGAGCTTCGACGTGCTGCCCGGCGAGGTACACGCGCTCCTGGGCGAGAACGGTGCCGGCAAGACCACGCTCATAAGCATCCTCTACGGATTGCAGCAACCCGACGGGGGTGAGATCCGGCTCGACGGCCAGCCGGTCAGGCTGGGCAGCCCCCGCCAGGCGATGGCCCGGGGTATCGGCCTGGTCGCTCAGCACTTCCACCTCGCCCGCCGGCACACGGTCGCCGAGAACATCGCCATCGGTCTGCCCGGCACCCCGTTCTTCCGCCCCACCGGTCGTCTCGAGCGGCGCATCGAGCAGCTCGGGCGCCACTACGGTCTCGACATCGACCCCACTGCCAGGATCTGGCAGCTCTCCCCGGGTGAACAGCAACGGGTAGAGATCGTGAAAGCGCTTCTGCAGGGCGCCCGGCTACTCATCCTCGACGAGCCAACCAGCGTCCTCACTCCTCAGGAGGCCGACAAGCTGTTCGAGGTGCTCGAGCAGATGACCGCCGAGGGGAAGGGGATCGTCTTCATCAGCCACAAGCTGGGCGAGGTGATGCGGGTCTCGAAGCGGATCACGGTATTGCGCAAGGGCCGGGTGGTAGGCAGGCTCGACACTCGTGAAGCAACGGCGGCCGGGCTCGCCAGCCTGATGGTGGGACAGGTGACCTCGCCACGGGGCAAAGACACTCCTGCCGGAGAGCGCAGCATCGCGCGGCTCGAGGGTGTCTCGGCCCGGAACGAGCGGGGCTTGCCCGCCCTGAGGGGGGTCTCCTTCGACATCAGGGGAGGCGAGATCCTGGGCGTGGCGGGAGTGGCCGGCAACGGTCAGGCTGAACTCGTCGAAGTGGTCTCGGGCCTCCGCCGGCCGGATTCCGGCCGCTTCTCGATACTGGAGCGCGATGTGACCGAGTTGGGCGTGCGTGAGCTGCTGGAAAGCGGAGTAGCGCTCATCCCCGAGGACCGGAACCGGATGGGAACGGTGCCCGCGATGTCGGTGGCCGAGAACCTGGTGTTGCGCCAGTACCGGCGTGCTCCCTACGCGCGCAAGGGCCTAATCGACTGGGACGCCGTCTCGGGCTTCGCAAGGGAGTCTATCTCCCGTTACCAGATCGCCACCCCGAACCACTCCACTCGCGCCCGGCTCCTGTCGGGCGGGAACGTCCAGAAGCTGATACTCGCCCGAGAACTGGCGGGTGAGCCCCGGCTGGTGGTCGCCGCTCATCCCACCTACGGCCTCGACGTCGGAGCCACGGCGCTCACCCACGACCTGCTGCTGAGGCAGCGCGAGCGGGGCGCCGGAGTCTTGCTGGTTTCCGAAGATCTGGATGAGCTGTTGCAACTGGCCGACCGGATCCTGGTGCTCTCACAAGGGGAGGTCGCCGGGATCGTCGATGCCCGTGAGGCGGACCGCGAGGGGTTGGGCCTCCTCATGACCCGGGGCCAGGAGCGATCGGTCGCGTGAAGCGGGAGGAAAGCCTAGCTTGCTAGGAGTTCGCTTCGAGCGACGGCCCGATCCGTCGCCGCTGCTCGTGTTCGCCGTCTCGCTTGCCGCCATCCTCGCGGCCCTGCTGGTTACGGGCGTCCTCTTCGCTCTTCAAGGGGTCGATCCGGTGGCCGGCTTCGCCACCATCCTCCAGCGGACGATCCTCGACCCGCGAGGCTCGAGCGAGGTAGTGCGCAAGTCGATCCCGCTGCTGTTGGCCGGGGTAGGGATCGTACTCGCTCTGCGGGCGCGCTTCTGGAATATCGGTGCCGAGGGGCAGATCCTGGCGGGAGCCGTCGCCGCTTCCGGCGTGGCTCTCTTCCTGCCGGTGCCGCCGGCACTGATGGTGCCGACGATGTTCCTCGCCGGGTTCATCGCGGGCGCCGCCTGGGGGTTCCTGCCGGCGATCCTCAAGGTGCGCCTAGGCGTCAACGAGATAATCACGACGCTGATGCTCAACTACGTTGCCCTCTACATCGTCCGCTGGCTCATCAACGGACCGTGGCGGGGCGACAGCGTCACCGGCTTCTCCTACAGCGACCGCTTCCCCGAGTACGCCTGGCTGCCCACGATCGGCACGACTCGACTCCATTGGCCGACCCTCCTGATCGGCCTGGTTCTGGCGCTACTGCTCGCCTTCGTACTCTTCCGCACCCGGCTCGGGTTCGAGATCAGGATGATGGGCGAGAGCCCTGAGGCGGCTCGGTACGCCGGCGTCGACTTCTTCTGGACCACCATCGCCCTGGTCTGCGTGGCGGCCGGAGCAGCCGGGATCGCCGGCGTCGGAGAGGTGGCGGGCATCCACCAGCGTCTGCTCGAGCCCACCAGCATCTCGCTCGGCTACGGCTATACCGCGATAATCGTCGCGCTGCTGGCGCGCGGCAATCCGCTCGCTACGATCGTGACAGCTCTGTTCATGGGCCTCGTATTCGCCTCCGGCGACATCATGAAGGTCTCGCTGCGACTCCCTTCGCAGATGCCCAGCGTCATCAACGGCCTGGTCCTGCTCTTCCTGGTCTGCTCCGAACCGCTCCTGCGTTACCGCCTGGTGAGGCGCGGGGGAGGGCCGAAACGCAGGGTGGCGAAGGCGAACTGATGGAGATCGAGCTCCTTACCGGAACTACCGCGCGCGCCCTCGCCTTCAGCACTCCACTGATCTGGGCGGCGATGGGGGAGATATTCGCGGAGCGGTCGGGGGTAGTGAACCTGGGCGTAGAGGGGATGATGATCCTGGGAGCGGTCACCGGGTTCATCGCCGCCCAGAGCAGCGGCGATCCGTGGCTCGGACTCTTGGCCGCTGCCATGACGGGTGGAGTTGTCGGACTCTTCCACGCCTTCGCCGCCGTTACGCTGCGCGCGAACCAGTACGTTTCGGGTCTGGCGATAACGATCTTCGGCTTGGGGCTATCGGGACTGCTGGGCCGCAAGTGGGTCGGCAGGCCGCTGTTCGATTCGATGGAGCCGTTCGACCTGCCCCTGCTGTCCGACATCCCGATCATCGGTCCCGCCCTCTTCACCGACCAGCACGCCTTGGCCTATCTCGCCTTGCTGGTCTCTGTGCTCCTCTGGTTCGTCCTCCATCACACCCGAGCCGGGCTGGTGATAAGGACCGTGGGCGAGTCGCCGGCTGCCGCCGACACGGCCGGCCGCAGCGTTACGCTCACCCGCTACCTGAGCGTCGGCTTCGGGGGCGTGATGGCGGGGATAGGGGGCGCCTACCTGTCCCTCGCCTACCGGCCGTCGTGGGG harbors:
- a CDS encoding ABC transporter permease, yielding MEIELLTGTTARALAFSTPLIWAAMGEIFAERSGVVNLGVEGMMILGAVTGFIAAQSSGDPWLGLLAAAMTGGVVGLFHAFAAVTLRANQYVSGLAITIFGLGLSGLLGRKWVGRPLFDSMEPFDLPLLSDIPIIGPALFTDQHALAYLALLVSVLLWFVLHHTRAGLVIRTVGESPAAADTAGRSVTLTRYLSVGFGGVMAGIGGAYLSLAYRPSWGEGMTNGMGWIALALAIFALWDPLRAVGAGLLFGAFFTLSFRLQDRFPPELLTLLPYVFTILALILTALGRGKRAFGAPEALGQAYSRGER
- a CDS encoding ABC transporter permease, with the translated sequence MLGVRFERRPDPSPLLVFAVSLAAILAALLVTGVLFALQGVDPVAGFATILQRTILDPRGSSEVVRKSIPLLLAGVGIVLALRARFWNIGAEGQILAGAVAASGVALFLPVPPALMVPTMFLAGFIAGAAWGFLPAILKVRLGVNEIITTLMLNYVALYIVRWLINGPWRGDSVTGFSYSDRFPEYAWLPTIGTTRLHWPTLLIGLVLALLLAFVLFRTRLGFEIRMMGESPEAARYAGVDFFWTTIALVCVAAGAAGIAGVGEVAGIHQRLLEPTSISLGYGYTAIIVALLARGNPLATIVTALFMGLVFASGDIMKVSLRLPSQMPSVINGLVLLFLVCSEPLLRYRLVRRGGGPKRRVAKAN